Proteins encoded by one window of Flavobacterium sp. N502540:
- a CDS encoding sensor histidine kinase — MTQLSFKNRIALNYIITTGLLILAVFSVIYSIVKHTVYSHIDEKIKVEIQNHLQEIKEVKGKVILIDEEEWNEREHNTVDVNPVFVEFLDLNKRIIEKAPNLKTQILKFNDSVEDFELFDTKMGDHAIRQIQVPLHLKEKKIGYVIVAMSLADSKMVLNNLFDIMSLSFLGILILLFFIARFFAGRSIKPINEIINTSKIITKDNLKARIALPRTKDELYTLSKTINNLLNRIEHAIEREKEFTSDASHELRTPLTVIKGTLEVLIRKPRDNKEYEDKINYCIKEVDHLNMLVDQLLLMARFENQKKNINTESVYLNGVILDVFRLNSERINNQQIKIKFDTRQDYYIESDNFLVITILRNIISNAIKYSHSGGEVTILLSEENEKTICRISDNGIGIAKQDLDAIFSPFFRSNSTEHPEIKGTGLGLSIVKRVTELLDIKFKMESEIGVGTTVILYFDHNKKALL; from the coding sequence ATGACACAACTTTCTTTTAAAAACAGAATTGCTTTAAATTACATCATTACAACCGGATTATTAATTTTAGCCGTTTTCTCCGTCATTTATTCTATTGTAAAACATACGGTTTACAGTCATATTGATGAGAAAATAAAAGTTGAAATTCAAAATCACCTGCAAGAAATTAAAGAGGTAAAGGGAAAAGTAATTTTAATTGATGAAGAAGAATGGAACGAAAGAGAACACAACACGGTAGATGTAAATCCCGTTTTTGTAGAGTTTCTCGATCTGAATAAAAGAATAATTGAAAAAGCACCGAATCTAAAAACCCAAATCCTTAAATTCAATGATTCTGTTGAAGACTTTGAACTCTTTGACACCAAAATGGGAGACCATGCGATCCGACAAATTCAGGTTCCGCTCCATCTTAAGGAGAAGAAAATTGGATATGTGATTGTTGCCATGTCCCTGGCCGATTCAAAAATGGTATTGAACAACCTGTTTGATATCATGTCACTTTCTTTTTTAGGTATTTTGATCCTGTTATTTTTTATAGCCAGATTCTTTGCGGGACGTAGCATAAAACCCATCAATGAAATCATTAACACCTCAAAAATTATCACCAAAGACAATTTAAAGGCACGTATTGCATTGCCAAGAACAAAGGATGAATTGTACACGCTTTCGAAAACGATAAACAATCTTTTAAACCGAATTGAACATGCTATTGAACGCGAAAAAGAGTTTACCTCTGATGCTTCTCATGAACTAAGAACACCTCTTACCGTTATTAAAGGAACACTTGAAGTATTGATTCGTAAACCTCGTGATAACAAAGAATATGAAGATAAGATCAACTATTGTATAAAAGAAGTCGACCATCTGAATATGCTTGTAGATCAACTGCTGTTGATGGCTCGTTTTGAAAATCAGAAGAAAAATATCAATACAGAATCTGTTTATCTAAATGGGGTAATTTTAGACGTTTTCAGATTAAACTCTGAAAGAATTAACAATCAGCAGATCAAAATTAAATTTGATACTCGTCAGGATTATTATATTGAGTCGGATAACTTTTTAGTGATTACTATACTCAGAAATATAATTTCGAATGCTATTAAATATTCGCACAGTGGAGGAGAAGTAACTATTCTGCTCTCTGAAGAGAATGAAAAGACAATCTGCAGAATTTCGGATAACGGTATTGGTATTGCAAAGCAAGATTTAGACGCTATTTTTAGTCCATTCTTTAGATCCAATTCTACGGAACATCCGGAAATTAAAGGAACCGGATTAGGGCTTTCCATCGTAAAAAGGGTAACTGAATTACTTGATATCAAGTTTAAAATGGAAAGCGAAATAGGGGTAGGTACCACTGTCATTCTATACTTTGATCATAATAAAAAAGCACTATTATAG
- a CDS encoding response regulator transcription factor, translating into MHILIVEDELGIVQFLQQGLQEEGYQITTANDGSKAFELIHSQHFDLILLDWMLPKINGLDLCRAIRVKDQKTPIIFLTAKDTVQETIEGLKAGANDYIKKPFSFEELVERIKIHFRNRKGSEDLTLGTIKIDLLKHIVLKNNEEVALTQREFELLKYLIQNKGKVCTRNQILKDVWEINFEYDTGVIDVFMNAIRKKLNLKIEEDYIKTIRGIGYIANDL; encoded by the coding sequence ATGCACATTCTAATCGTTGAAGATGAGTTAGGTATTGTTCAGTTTTTGCAACAAGGTCTGCAGGAAGAAGGATACCAGATTACGACAGCCAATGATGGCTCTAAAGCTTTTGAGCTGATCCACAGCCAACACTTTGATTTGATTTTATTAGACTGGATGCTTCCTAAAATTAACGGATTAGATTTGTGCAGAGCCATTAGAGTTAAAGATCAGAAAACCCCAATTATCTTTTTAACCGCTAAAGATACTGTACAGGAAACGATAGAAGGCCTAAAAGCAGGAGCAAATGACTACATCAAAAAGCCTTTTAGCTTTGAGGAATTGGTAGAACGCATCAAAATACACTTTAGGAATCGAAAAGGATCAGAAGATTTGACTTTGGGGACTATCAAAATAGATTTGTTAAAACATATTGTTCTAAAAAACAATGAAGAAGTTGCGCTGACCCAGAGAGAATTTGAACTCTTAAAATATCTTATTCAGAATAAGGGAAAAGTCTGCACACGAAATCAAATATTAAAAGATGTTTGGGAAATAAACTTCGAATACGACACTGGTGTAATCGATGTTTTTATGAATGCCATCAGAAAAAAACTCAATTTAAAAATTGAAGAAGATTATATTAAAACAATACGCGGCATTGGTTATATCGCTAACGATTTATAG
- a CDS encoding alkaline phosphatase family protein — translation MSLSKKFSPIYNLAIFYFIVSFLLRIVLFFHPITQSSFTIIQSLKIFVLGLISDFFVFVLASVFLWLYLIFISNSKYNKPSGYIILGIFAVLFIYAASGKSVFDEYGGALPMIVMIFIGIKMGLFALLLFLPKLRDKIRYWLFAFVIFLYVLLILQNGLSEYFFWNEFGVKYNFIAVNYLIYTTEVIGNIMESYPVIPLFSALFLVTGIVTYFILKKSRNYIDHIPTISEKLKITGIYLGAFAVSLIAIPMLAKTENSKNVFVNELQANGIYKFYLAFENSKLDYFDFYKTLPNKEAFALLKQQFATINGNSTKRTITGDSLENHKNVVLITIESYSADFMKMYGNEENITPFLDSLAQKSLLFTNLYATGNRTVRGLEAVTLCLPPTAGESVVKREDNKNKFSTGAIFKKKGYQVKYLYGGDAFFDNMQDFFSGNGYEIVDKSSFAPEEITFSNVWGVCDEDMYNKAIKVMNAEEKENRPFFNHIMTVSNHRPFTYPNNKIDIPGDAKSREGGVKYTDYSLKRFFAMASKQSWFKNTIFVIVADHCASSAGKTELPLDKYRIPGFIYDPNGKPRKYNQLMSQIDVMPTLFGLLNFNYESKFFGQDVLKPDYKPRAFIATYQDMGLIKDNVLTILSPKQQVKQLDVQINPKKGIAPEIQIDYNETPMKTERADLIKETISFYQTASYMLKEKKYQR, via the coding sequence ATGTCCCTTTCAAAAAAGTTTTCCCCAATCTATAATCTGGCGATATTTTATTTTATCGTTAGTTTTCTGTTAAGAATTGTTTTGTTTTTTCATCCCATTACACAAAGTTCATTTACCATTATTCAGAGCTTAAAAATCTTTGTCCTTGGACTTATTTCTGATTTTTTTGTTTTTGTTCTGGCAAGTGTTTTTTTATGGCTTTATCTGATTTTTATATCCAATTCTAAGTATAATAAACCTTCCGGTTATATAATTCTTGGGATTTTTGCAGTTCTCTTTATCTATGCAGCTTCCGGGAAAAGTGTTTTTGACGAGTATGGAGGTGCTTTGCCAATGATCGTTATGATTTTCATCGGAATTAAGATGGGTCTCTTTGCTCTTTTATTGTTTCTTCCTAAGCTAAGGGATAAAATCAGATATTGGTTGTTTGCATTTGTAATTTTCCTGTATGTTTTGCTAATTCTGCAAAATGGTTTAAGTGAGTATTTCTTTTGGAATGAGTTTGGTGTGAAATATAATTTTATTGCGGTAAATTATTTGATTTACACTACTGAGGTTATTGGAAATATTATGGAGTCCTATCCGGTAATTCCTTTGTTTTCGGCTTTATTTTTAGTGACCGGAATTGTGACTTACTTTATCCTTAAAAAGTCCAGAAACTATATTGACCATATTCCAACTATAAGTGAGAAACTAAAAATTACGGGGATCTATCTTGGGGCATTTGCAGTTTCGCTAATTGCGATTCCAATGTTGGCAAAAACAGAAAACTCAAAGAATGTTTTTGTTAACGAGTTACAGGCTAACGGTATATATAAATTTTACTTAGCATTTGAAAACAGTAAGCTTGATTACTTTGATTTTTATAAAACGTTGCCTAATAAAGAGGCTTTTGCGCTTCTAAAACAGCAATTCGCTACTATTAACGGAAATAGTACTAAAAGAACTATCACCGGAGATTCGCTTGAAAATCATAAAAATGTGGTCCTGATTACTATTGAAAGTTATAGTGCCGATTTTATGAAGATGTATGGAAATGAGGAAAATATTACTCCTTTCTTAGACAGTTTGGCACAAAAGAGTCTTCTTTTTACCAATTTATATGCTACCGGAAACAGGACAGTTCGCGGACTGGAAGCGGTTACTTTATGTTTGCCTCCAACTGCCGGTGAAAGTGTTGTAAAAAGAGAAGACAATAAAAACAAATTTTCTACCGGAGCTATTTTTAAGAAAAAAGGATATCAGGTGAAATATTTGTATGGCGGAGATGCTTTCTTTGATAATATGCAGGATTTCTTTTCCGGAAATGGTTATGAAATTGTAGACAAGTCAAGTTTTGCACCTGAAGAAATTACCTTCTCCAATGTTTGGGGTGTTTGTGATGAAGATATGTACAATAAAGCGATAAAGGTTATGAATGCTGAGGAAAAGGAAAACAGACCTTTCTTTAATCATATTATGACGGTGAGTAATCACAGACCTTTTACGTATCCAAATAATAAAATTGATATTCCTGGTGATGCAAAATCTCGCGAAGGCGGTGTAAAATATACGGATTATTCGTTGAAAAGATTCTTTGCAATGGCAAGCAAACAATCTTGGTTTAAGAACACCATTTTTGTAATTGTAGCCGACCACTGTGCCTCAAGTGCAGGAAAAACTGAGCTTCCATTAGATAAGTATAGAATTCCGGGGTTTATTTATGATCCGAATGGAAAACCTCGAAAATACAATCAGTTAATGTCGCAAATAGATGTTATGCCAACGCTCTTTGGGTTATTAAATTTTAATTACGAAAGTAAGTTTTTTGGTCAGGACGTTTTAAAACCGGATTATAAACCACGAGCTTTTATCGCTACTTATCAGGACATGGGACTAATAAAAGACAATGTTCTGACGATTTTGTCGCCTAAGCAACAGGTAAAACAACTTGACGTGCAAATTAATCCGAAAAAGGGTATTGCTCCTGAAATTCAAATTGATTACAACGAAACTCCGATGAAAACGGAGAGAGCTGATTTAATAAAAGAAACCATTTCTTTTTATCAAACAGCTTCCTATATGCTTAAAGAGAAGAAGTATCAGCGTTAG
- the hisG gene encoding ATP phosphoribosyltransferase produces MSTLKIAIQKSGRLNEDSIQILKDCGISINNGNDQLKAEASNFPLEVLYLRNSDIPQYLIDGVVDLAIVGDNLLVEKGRQIEVIQKLGFSKCKVSVAVPKTFEYNSIQDLSGLRVATSYPNTVNEYFNSFGLTVDIHQISGSVEIAPNIGLADAIVDIVSSGSTLFKNNLKEVEVILKSEAVLAVSPKVSPEIQKHIDTLKFRIQSVLRARNSKYILMNVPNDKIEAIGKILPVLRSLTVLPLAQEGWSSVHSVIDKDTFWDVIDQLKEEGAEGILVCPIEKMVL; encoded by the coding sequence ATGAGTACATTAAAAATTGCAATTCAAAAATCAGGTCGATTAAACGAAGACAGCATTCAAATTCTTAAAGATTGCGGTATTTCAATCAACAACGGAAACGATCAGCTTAAAGCCGAAGCTTCCAACTTTCCCTTAGAAGTTTTATACCTTCGAAACTCAGACATTCCGCAGTATTTAATTGATGGAGTCGTAGATCTTGCTATCGTTGGCGATAATTTACTTGTGGAGAAAGGCCGACAAATTGAAGTAATTCAAAAACTGGGTTTTTCTAAGTGTAAAGTTTCTGTTGCAGTTCCTAAGACCTTTGAATACAATTCGATACAGGATTTATCAGGTTTGCGTGTTGCAACATCATATCCTAATACCGTTAATGAGTATTTTAATTCTTTCGGACTGACAGTTGATATTCACCAAATTTCAGGTTCTGTAGAAATTGCCCCTAATATCGGGCTTGCAGATGCCATTGTAGATATTGTTTCCAGCGGAAGCACCCTATTCAAAAACAATTTAAAAGAGGTGGAAGTAATTCTTAAAAGTGAAGCTGTTCTGGCAGTTTCACCAAAAGTATCTCCCGAAATTCAAAAACACATTGATACTTTAAAATTTAGAATTCAGTCTGTTTTAAGAGCACGAAACTCCAAATATATCCTAATGAACGTACCCAACGATAAAATCGAAGCAATTGGAAAAATTCTGCCGGTGCTTCGAAGCCTTACCGTTTTGCCACTTGCACAGGAAGGATGGAGCAGCGTTCACTCGGTAATTGACAAGGACACCTTTTGGGATGTAATTGACCAATTAAAAGAGGAAGGAGCAGAAGGAATCTTAGTGTGTCCAATTGAAAAAATGGTTCTG
- a CDS encoding zinc dependent phospholipase C family protein has translation MKNLKMKPRLIALFALAIGFLTLSWGMVGHERINKAAVMALPHPLQVFFYNHIDFITQEASVPDIRKYALNYKDENPRHYFDMESFGNPADFPQTLEAAKQKYDAKFLNDNGILPWYIEEMMVKLTKAFKEKNRAEILFLAADLGHYVGDAHMPLHTSSNHDGQLSDQKGIHSLWESRLPELFVKNYRLNVPQAQYYEDVHKATCDMINDTHSLVQPLLDVDKKLRTATPENETFKMDAEGKVVKSKYNTAVFSDEYAKKLHKELNGMVENQMKKAISATASFWYTAWVNAGKPDLSDLDAFELTQRNNQALKDDARLFQQGNLFGMKNQND, from the coding sequence ATGAAAAACTTAAAAATGAAACCAAGACTAATCGCATTATTCGCATTGGCAATTGGTTTTTTGACATTATCCTGGGGGATGGTTGGTCACGAACGCATTAATAAAGCCGCAGTTATGGCTTTACCACACCCGCTTCAGGTATTCTTCTATAATCATATAGATTTTATCACACAAGAAGCCTCTGTACCGGACATTAGAAAATATGCCTTAAATTATAAAGACGAAAATCCAAGACATTATTTCGACATGGAGAGTTTTGGTAACCCAGCAGATTTTCCACAGACTTTAGAAGCAGCTAAGCAAAAGTACGATGCCAAATTCTTAAACGACAACGGAATCCTGCCTTGGTATATCGAAGAGATGATGGTAAAACTGACAAAAGCTTTTAAAGAGAAGAACAGAGCTGAAATCTTATTTTTAGCAGCAGATTTAGGTCATTACGTTGGTGATGCACACATGCCATTGCATACTTCTTCAAATCATGACGGACAATTAAGCGATCAAAAAGGAATTCATTCACTTTGGGAAAGTAGACTTCCTGAATTATTTGTTAAAAACTACAGACTGAACGTTCCGCAAGCACAGTACTATGAGGATGTTCATAAAGCAACTTGTGACATGATTAATGATACTCACAGCTTAGTACAACCTTTGTTGGATGTAGATAAAAAGCTAAGAACAGCAACTCCGGAAAATGAGACTTTTAAAATGGATGCTGAGGGGAAAGTAGTAAAGAGCAAATACAATACAGCTGTTTTCTCTGACGAATATGCTAAAAAACTACACAAAGAATTAAACGGAATGGTGGAGAATCAAATGAAAAAAGCCATTTCAGCAACAGCAAGTTTTTGGTATACAGCGTGGGTAAATGCAGGAAAACCGGATTTAAGCGATTTAGACGCATTCGAGTTGACACAAAGAAATAATCAAGCCTTAAAAGATGATGCCAGATTATTTCAACAAGGAAACTTATTTGGAATGAAAAATCAGAATGATTAA